The Buttiauxella selenatireducens genome has a window encoding:
- the uvrC gene encoding excinuclease ABC subunit UvrC, whose translation MSEIFDPRAFLKTVTSKPGVYRMYDASETVIYVGKAKDLKKRLSSYFRSNLASRKTEALVALIQHIDVTVTHTETEALLLEHNYIKLYQPRYNVLLRDDKSYPFIFLSSDTHPRLAMHRGAKHAKGEYFGPFPNGYAVRETLALLQKIFPIRQCENNVYRNRSRPCLQYQIGRCLGPCVAGLVSEDDYAQQVEYVRLFLSGKDDQVLNQLIARMEEASKNLAFEEAARIRDQIQAVRRVTEKQFVSNTGDDLDVIGVSFDAGMACVHVLFIRQGKVLGSRSYFPKVPNGTELSEVVETFVGQFYLQGSQMRTLPSEILLDFNLPDKTLLSDSLTELAGRRINVQTKPRGDRARYLKLARTNAATALVTRLAQQSTIHQRLTALASVLELPEIKRMECFDISHTMGEQTVASCVVFDANGPLRAEYRRYNIEGITPGDDYAAMNQVLRRRYGKAIDESKVPDVILIDGGKGQLGQAKAVFAELDVPWDKHHPLLLGVAKGADRKAGLETLFFEPEGEGFSLPPDSPALHVIQHIRDESHDHAISGHRKKRAKVKNTSALETIEGVGPKRRQMLLKYMGGLQPLKNASVEEIAKVPGISQALAEKIFYSLKH comes from the coding sequence GTGAGTGAAATCTTTGACCCACGAGCTTTTCTTAAAACCGTAACCAGTAAACCTGGCGTCTATCGTATGTATGACGCCAGTGAAACGGTCATTTACGTTGGTAAAGCAAAAGACTTGAAGAAGCGTTTGTCGAGCTACTTCAGGAGCAATCTTGCAAGCCGTAAAACAGAAGCTCTGGTTGCCTTAATCCAGCATATTGACGTGACGGTCACTCACACCGAAACCGAAGCGTTGTTGCTGGAACACAACTACATCAAACTGTATCAGCCGCGTTACAACGTGCTGCTGCGTGATGACAAATCCTATCCCTTTATTTTCCTCAGTAGCGATACTCACCCGCGACTTGCAATGCATCGTGGGGCGAAACACGCGAAAGGGGAATATTTTGGGCCATTCCCGAATGGCTACGCAGTGCGCGAAACTCTGGCGTTATTGCAGAAAATTTTCCCGATTCGCCAGTGCGAAAATAATGTCTATCGCAATCGTTCGCGCCCTTGTTTGCAATATCAAATTGGGCGGTGCCTCGGGCCATGCGTGGCAGGTTTAGTCAGTGAAGATGACTATGCTCAGCAAGTGGAATATGTCCGTTTGTTCCTGTCCGGTAAAGACGATCAGGTTCTGAATCAACTGATCGCCAGGATGGAAGAGGCGAGCAAAAATCTGGCGTTTGAAGAAGCCGCGAGAATTCGCGATCAAATTCAGGCGGTGCGTCGCGTAACTGAGAAACAGTTTGTTTCCAATACGGGCGATGATTTGGACGTGATTGGTGTGTCGTTTGATGCGGGTATGGCATGCGTGCACGTGCTTTTTATTCGTCAGGGCAAAGTATTAGGCAGCCGAAGTTATTTCCCCAAAGTGCCAAACGGCACAGAACTCTCAGAAGTGGTCGAAACATTTGTCGGTCAGTTCTATTTGCAAGGCAGTCAGATGCGCACCTTGCCTTCTGAAATTCTGCTCGATTTCAATCTGCCGGATAAAACCTTGCTGTCAGACTCTTTAACTGAGCTGGCTGGGCGGCGAATCAACGTGCAGACCAAGCCTCGCGGTGACCGCGCGCGTTACCTCAAACTGGCCCGAACCAATGCGGCAACGGCGCTGGTGACGCGTCTTGCGCAGCAATCAACCATCCATCAGCGATTAACGGCCCTGGCCAGCGTGCTTGAATTGCCCGAAATCAAACGGATGGAGTGCTTTGACATCAGCCACACCATGGGCGAGCAAACCGTGGCCTCCTGTGTCGTTTTTGATGCCAATGGCCCGCTGCGTGCCGAATATCGACGCTACAACATTGAAGGCATTACGCCGGGCGATGATTATGCCGCGATGAATCAGGTGCTGCGTCGTCGCTACGGTAAGGCGATAGATGAGAGCAAAGTGCCCGATGTGATTCTCATTGACGGCGGGAAAGGGCAACTCGGCCAGGCGAAAGCGGTATTTGCGGAGCTGGATGTTCCCTGGGACAAACATCATCCTCTGTTGCTGGGCGTGGCAAAAGGGGCTGACCGTAAAGCCGGACTGGAGACATTGTTCTTCGAACCGGAAGGTGAGGGGTTCTCATTGCCACCAGATTCCCCAGCGCTACACGTTATTCAGCATATCCGTGATGAATCCCACGACCATGCGATTTCTGGCCATCGCAAAAAACGTGCAAAAGTAAAAAATACCAGTGCGCTGGAGACAATCGAAGGCGTTGGGCCAAAACGTCGTCAGATGTTGTTGAAATATATGGGGGGATTGCAACCATTAAAGAATGCATCCGTAGAAGAAATCGCAAAAGTGCCGGGTATCTCGCAAGCGTTGGCAGAAAAGATCTTCTACTCGTTGAAACATTAA
- a CDS encoding sulfatase, which produces MKAVMLMFDTLTRNHLAPYGGDAITPNFTRLARESAQFDNFYVGSMPCMPARRELHTGRYNFLHRSWGPIEPFDFSTFQALHQAGVHTHMVTDHKHYWRDGGATYHTRYSTFEFIRGQEGDCWKGQVEKPAINWQGMEDEETLRRRSGRMTQDLINRAAMPTQEEHFTHRTVSAGLEFLETNQHQDNWFLQIECFDPHEPFFVPEKYLAQYGCTAEEFDGWVPYYCGAPGGKDDEKVRNFYQALVTMCDDYLGQVMDKLKALDLWEDTLFIVCTDHGFLLGEHQWWGKNIMPVYNEIANTPFFIRDPRSKTQGVRRSALAQTVDIPATLLDYFDVPLPSSMTGKPLRPAVENDTPIRDHALFGYYGGHINITDGEYVYMRCPREEGKGNLFEYTLMPTRIDSMFSVRDLKDIRIHPGFDFTQGAQVMQIPASFGYLNPWRFGDKLFDLKSDPGQMQPLHDSERAFHYALAMKGLMQIHDAPPELYTRFELDSLTREGEQAFAERWARHNTWTEGNYRCADHGVEEALRFVLSAAREQGLSQDAVLGHLPPGHTLTEIDIFTLIDACFSGDKHKALVYQSRLLLRTE; this is translated from the coding sequence ATGAAAGCTGTAATGCTGATGTTTGATACGCTGACCCGTAATCACCTTGCCCCTTACGGCGGGGATGCGATTACGCCGAACTTTACCCGTTTGGCACGGGAATCGGCTCAGTTTGATAATTTCTATGTTGGCAGCATGCCTTGTATGCCAGCTCGCCGGGAATTACACACCGGTCGCTATAACTTTTTGCACCGTAGCTGGGGCCCGATTGAGCCGTTTGATTTTTCGACCTTCCAGGCGCTGCATCAGGCTGGTGTCCACACGCATATGGTGACGGATCACAAGCACTACTGGCGGGATGGTGGCGCAACTTACCATACCCGTTACTCCACGTTTGAATTTATCCGTGGCCAGGAAGGAGATTGCTGGAAAGGGCAGGTTGAAAAGCCCGCCATCAACTGGCAAGGGATGGAAGACGAAGAGACGCTGCGCCGACGTAGCGGGCGAATGACTCAGGATCTGATCAACCGTGCCGCCATGCCGACTCAGGAAGAGCACTTTACGCATCGCACAGTCAGTGCCGGGCTGGAGTTTCTGGAAACCAACCAGCATCAGGACAACTGGTTCCTGCAAATCGAATGCTTTGATCCACATGAACCGTTCTTTGTGCCGGAAAAATACCTGGCCCAGTATGGCTGCACGGCAGAAGAGTTCGACGGTTGGGTGCCCTATTACTGTGGTGCGCCGGGCGGTAAGGATGACGAAAAAGTCAGGAATTTTTACCAGGCCCTGGTCACCATGTGTGATGACTATCTTGGGCAGGTGATGGACAAGCTCAAAGCGCTGGATTTGTGGGAAGACACGTTGTTTATCGTCTGCACCGACCACGGCTTTTTGCTAGGCGAACACCAGTGGTGGGGCAAAAACATCATGCCGGTGTATAACGAAATCGCTAATACCCCGTTTTTCATCCGCGATCCGCGCAGTAAAACACAAGGGGTTCGACGCAGTGCTCTGGCGCAAACTGTCGATATCCCGGCAACGTTGTTGGACTATTTTGACGTCCCACTCCCGTCTTCTATGACCGGTAAACCGCTACGTCCGGCGGTGGAAAACGACACCCCCATCAGGGATCACGCGTTGTTCGGCTATTACGGTGGGCATATTAATATCACCGACGGTGAATATGTTTACATGCGTTGCCCGCGTGAAGAAGGCAAGGGGAATCTGTTCGAATACACCCTGATGCCTACGCGAATTGACAGCATGTTTAGCGTCAGGGATTTGAAAGACATCCGCATTCATCCGGGGTTTGATTTTACCCAGGGCGCACAGGTGATGCAGATCCCGGCCTCGTTTGGTTATCTGAACCCGTGGCGCTTCGGCGATAAACTGTTTGATCTGAAATCCGATCCCGGTCAGATGCAACCGTTGCATGACAGTGAACGCGCATTTCACTACGCCCTGGCGATGAAAGGACTGATGCAGATCCACGACGCTCCGCCAGAACTCTATACCCGTTTTGAACTGGATTCGTTGACGCGAGAAGGCGAACAGGCGTTTGCCGAACGCTGGGCCCGACATAACACCTGGACAGAAGGAAACTATCGCTGTGCAGACCATGGCGTAGAAGAGGCGCTGCGTTTTGTGCTGAGTGCGGCACGGGAACAGGGGCTTTCTCAGGACGCAGTACTCGGGCATTTACCGCCAGGCCATACGCTGACGGAAATCGATATCTTCACGCTGATAGATGCTTGCTTCAGCGGCGATAAACATAAAGCGCTGGTCTATCAGTCTCGCCTGTTGCTGAGAACGGAGTAA
- a CDS encoding DUF2594 family protein — protein MSTPDFSTADNSSELAIEVTCLKAMLTQMLKAMGQADAGKVIIKMEKQIAQMEDSAHADVFGNTVKQIKQAYRQ, from the coding sequence ATGAGCACTCCTGATTTTTCCACCGCAGACAACAGTAGTGAATTGGCTATTGAAGTCACCTGTCTGAAGGCAATGCTAACTCAGATGCTGAAAGCCATGGGCCAAGCCGATGCAGGCAAGGTTATTATCAAAATGGAAAAGCAAATCGCTCAAATGGAAGACTCGGCCCACGCAGACGTTTTTGGTAATACTGTTAAGCAAATTAAACAGGCATACCGTCAGTAA
- the tcyN gene encoding L-cystine ABC transporter ATP-binding protein TcyN, producing the protein MSAIDVKQLVKKFHGQTVLHGIDLEVKAGEVVAIIGPSGSGKTTLLRCINLLEEPESGTIKVGEISIDAAQSLSKQKNRVRELRQHVGFVFQSFNLFPHRTVIENIIEGPVIVKGEPKDEAIARARELLAKVGLSGKETSYPRRLSGGQQQRVAIARALAMRPEVILFDEPTSALDPELVGEVLSTIRQLAEEKRTMVIVTHEMSFARDVADRAIFMDQGRIVEQGPARELFANPKQPRTQQFLEKFLTQ; encoded by the coding sequence ATGAGCGCAATCGACGTAAAACAACTGGTCAAAAAATTCCACGGGCAGACCGTGCTGCATGGTATCGATCTGGAAGTGAAAGCGGGCGAAGTGGTGGCGATCATCGGGCCAAGTGGTTCCGGTAAAACCACCTTGCTGCGTTGCATTAATTTACTGGAAGAGCCCGAATCTGGGACCATCAAGGTCGGTGAAATTTCCATTGATGCGGCGCAGTCGCTCAGTAAACAGAAAAATCGCGTGCGGGAATTGCGCCAGCACGTGGGATTCGTGTTTCAAAGCTTCAACCTTTTCCCCCATCGAACGGTGATTGAGAACATCATCGAAGGGCCGGTTATCGTGAAAGGTGAACCGAAGGACGAAGCTATTGCGCGGGCACGTGAATTGCTGGCAAAAGTCGGCCTGAGCGGTAAAGAAACCAGCTATCCGCGTCGTCTTTCCGGTGGACAGCAACAACGTGTGGCGATTGCACGCGCGTTGGCGATGCGACCAGAAGTGATTTTGTTTGATGAGCCAACGTCAGCGCTCGATCCTGAGCTGGTGGGCGAAGTGTTGAGCACTATCCGCCAACTCGCGGAAGAAAAACGCACGATGGTCATCGTGACGCATGAAATGAGCTTTGCACGTGATGTTGCTGACCGTGCCATTTTTATGGATCAAGGCCGCATTGTTGAGCAGGGGCCAGCACGTGAATTGTTTGCCAATCCTAAACAACCACGCACGCAACAGTTCCTGGAAAAATTCCTCACCCAATGA
- a CDS encoding PTS transporter subunit EIIC, with the protein MSKLFAGAQNLGKSFMLPIAVLPAAGLLLGFGGVFTNPVTISTYPVLNSEFIQAIFTVMKLCGSVVFDNLSLLFAVGIAVGMARSDKGTAGLAAVLCFIVMNKAINASLLLSGTLATENLAAAGQASVMGITTLQTGVMGGIMSGLLAFWVQKRFGKTELPNLLAFFSGSRLVPIMSSFFAIFLGVALFWVWPHIQSGITHLGWLVEKTGYIGTMIYGMILKCLIPLGLHHLFYLPFWLTSVGGEAVVNGHLVQGTQKIFFAQLADPSVTHYYIGVSRFMAGRFADFMFGLPGAALAIYHSARPENKKKVASLMLSAALTAFVTGITEPLEFAFMFCAPLLYGVHIVLTGVAFMLTHILQITVGQTFSGGLIDFLLFGVLQGNAKTNWLLMLPLGAVMFCLYYFSFRFLINWRQLKTPGRDNESEEEEAEAPVSGNARAAGIVQALGGRDNIVDVDCCATRLRITVKNPQHVTVDAFKQLGSRGAFVRGEGVQVVYGPHVTLIKNEVEEFIGS; encoded by the coding sequence ATGAGCAAACTGTTTGCCGGAGCACAGAACCTGGGCAAATCGTTTATGTTACCGATTGCCGTTCTGCCTGCTGCGGGCCTGCTTCTGGGATTTGGCGGTGTTTTCACCAATCCAGTGACGATATCAACCTATCCGGTCCTGAACAGTGAATTCATTCAGGCAATATTCACCGTGATGAAACTGTGCGGCAGCGTGGTCTTCGATAACCTGTCGTTGCTGTTTGCGGTGGGTATTGCTGTGGGGATGGCGCGTAGCGACAAAGGAACCGCGGGCCTGGCTGCAGTGCTGTGTTTTATCGTGATGAATAAAGCCATTAATGCCTCTTTACTGCTCTCAGGGACGCTGGCAACTGAAAATTTGGCTGCAGCCGGGCAGGCGAGCGTAATGGGTATTACCACGCTGCAAACCGGTGTCATGGGCGGCATCATGAGTGGTCTGCTGGCTTTCTGGGTGCAGAAGCGTTTTGGTAAAACAGAACTTCCCAACCTGCTGGCCTTTTTCAGTGGCTCCCGTCTCGTGCCGATTATGAGTTCGTTTTTCGCCATTTTCCTCGGTGTCGCGCTGTTCTGGGTATGGCCGCATATCCAGTCAGGGATCACTCATCTCGGGTGGCTGGTTGAAAAAACCGGTTATATCGGGACGATGATCTACGGCATGATCCTTAAATGTCTGATTCCTCTCGGGCTTCATCACTTGTTCTATCTCCCGTTCTGGTTGACCAGTGTCGGAGGAGAGGCTGTGGTGAACGGTCATCTGGTGCAGGGAACGCAGAAAATCTTCTTTGCACAGTTAGCCGACCCCTCTGTGACGCACTACTACATCGGGGTGTCGCGCTTTATGGCGGGTCGCTTTGCTGATTTCATGTTTGGCCTGCCAGGGGCGGCACTGGCGATTTACCATTCGGCTCGCCCGGAAAACAAGAAAAAGGTCGCCAGCCTGATGCTCTCTGCGGCACTGACCGCTTTTGTCACCGGGATCACTGAACCACTGGAATTTGCCTTTATGTTCTGTGCGCCATTGCTGTACGGCGTACACATCGTGCTGACCGGCGTTGCTTTCATGCTGACCCATATTCTGCAAATCACCGTTGGGCAAACCTTCTCCGGTGGCTTGATCGACTTCCTGCTTTTCGGGGTGTTACAAGGCAATGCCAAAACCAACTGGTTGCTGATGTTACCGCTGGGTGCGGTGATGTTCTGCCTCTATTACTTCTCCTTCCGCTTCCTGATCAACTGGCGTCAGCTAAAAACACCGGGTCGTGATAATGAGAGCGAAGAAGAGGAGGCGGAAGCGCCCGTCAGCGGAAATGCGCGTGCGGCAGGGATCGTGCAGGCATTGGGTGGGCGGGACAATATTGTCGATGTGGACTGCTGTGCAACCCGACTGCGTATTACCGTCAAAAACCCACAACACGTCACGGTAGATGCCTTTAAACAACTGGGCAGTCGCGGAGCTTTCGTGCGGGGTGAAGGGGTGCAAGTGGTCTATGGCCCCCATGTCACACTGATTAAGAACGAAGTTGAAGAATTTATCGGTTCATAG
- a CDS encoding aldose epimerase family protein, whose protein sequence is MTVWRLENERFQVEISETGGEISHIRDKRESREWMWQPRADVWNNSATQLFPVVGRLIHEGVWSEGQFLPLPAHGFLRRQPFHRINNNSDQLVLEARSTPETWAAWPWKWRVQVHITLHDEGLTFSQHIFNDDTRPFRYSVGWHPGFALPLATETGWWVDFGEEGVNGPFPTRERTLEIKDATPLTTQFPLTSEAFQAGAVYFGGSQQRQIHIRRPDGVTVLTMETGAHDWLALWGVPGEDLLCIEPLAGTTDAPDFDGQIQHKRGFRQLMPGNKQTFDVRLRFAMDA, encoded by the coding sequence ATGACGGTCTGGCGTCTGGAAAATGAGCGGTTTCAGGTTGAAATAAGCGAAACGGGTGGCGAGATTTCTCATATTCGAGACAAACGAGAGAGTCGGGAGTGGATGTGGCAACCTCGCGCAGATGTCTGGAATAACTCGGCCACGCAACTGTTCCCGGTTGTGGGACGGTTGATCCACGAGGGTGTGTGGAGCGAGGGGCAATTTTTGCCGTTACCAGCCCATGGCTTTCTCCGTCGCCAGCCGTTTCACCGCATTAACAACAACAGCGACCAGCTTGTACTTGAAGCCAGATCCACACCAGAAACGTGGGCTGCCTGGCCGTGGAAATGGCGGGTGCAGGTGCACATTACGCTGCATGACGAGGGGCTAACGTTCAGCCAACACATTTTCAATGATGATACCCGTCCCTTTAGGTATTCCGTTGGCTGGCATCCTGGTTTTGCGCTGCCGCTGGCAACTGAAACGGGATGGTGGGTCGATTTTGGGGAAGAGGGGGTTAATGGACCCTTTCCGACCCGCGAGCGGACGCTGGAAATCAAGGATGCTACGCCGCTAACCACGCAGTTTCCCCTGACGAGCGAGGCTTTTCAGGCTGGCGCGGTCTATTTTGGCGGCAGCCAGCAGCGGCAAATTCATATTCGCAGGCCTGATGGCGTGACCGTACTGACGATGGAAACCGGGGCTCATGACTGGCTGGCGCTGTGGGGAGTGCCGGGGGAAGATCTTCTGTGTATCGAACCGTTGGCCGGAACAACCGACGCCCCTGATTTTGATGGACAAATCCAGCATAAGCGGGGGTTCCGGCAACTGATGCCAGGCAACAAGCAGACGTTTGACGTCAGATTGCGGTTTGCGATGGACGCGTGA
- the sdiA gene encoding transcriptional regulator SdiA, producing the protein MDDRNFFIWRQDALNIFQSVTQADEITKILHQQTALLEFDYYSLCIRHPVPFTRPKTSLKSTYPQRWLDHYHAENYFAIDPVLRPENFMRGNLQWNDELFSDTQDFWDAARDHGLRRGITQCVMAPNRALGFYSVSRTVGKGKVLPEDELQMRLQYLAELSLMTLMRLNDPSMAAMALKLSKREREILQWTGEGKTSAEIAIILSISENTVNFHQKNMQKKFNAPNKTQIACYAAAIGII; encoded by the coding sequence ATGGACGATCGCAACTTTTTTATCTGGCGGCAGGATGCGCTGAATATCTTCCAGTCTGTGACTCAGGCTGACGAAATAACGAAAATACTTCATCAGCAAACGGCATTGCTGGAATTTGACTATTACTCCTTGTGCATTCGTCACCCGGTCCCCTTTACGCGCCCGAAGACGTCGTTAAAGTCGACATATCCCCAGCGTTGGCTCGACCATTATCATGCAGAAAATTATTTCGCTATTGATCCGGTTTTACGCCCTGAAAATTTCATGCGCGGGAATCTGCAGTGGAATGACGAGCTTTTTAGTGACACGCAGGATTTCTGGGATGCGGCAAGAGATCACGGCCTGCGACGCGGCATAACCCAGTGCGTGATGGCACCTAATCGTGCGCTGGGCTTTTATTCGGTCTCGCGCACGGTGGGGAAAGGCAAAGTTTTGCCTGAGGATGAACTGCAAATGCGCCTGCAATATTTGGCGGAACTGAGCTTAATGACGTTAATGCGTCTTAATGACCCATCAATGGCAGCGATGGCATTAAAGCTGAGCAAACGTGAGCGAGAAATATTGCAATGGACTGGCGAGGGGAAAACATCAGCTGAGATCGCAATTATTTTGTCGATATCAGAAAATACAGTGAATTTTCACCAGAAAAATATGCAAAAGAAATTTAATGCACCTAATAAAACACAAATTGCCTGTTATGCAGCAGCGATAGGGATTATTTAA
- a CDS encoding anaerobic sulfatase maturase, whose translation MSRPFHLMAKPVSYQCNIACDYCFYLEKEQGTLKPKKAARHMDDATLEAYVRQYIDANPGQDIEFTWQGGEPTLAGITFYEKALKLQKKYAGGKRISNSMQTNGVLIDEQWAEFLARHRFLVGLSIDGPAWLHDRYRKTRSQQSVFDKVTRAMALLRQYNVDVNVLTVVNNVTAEHPQEIYRYLSQELKAEFIQFIPAVEQRPVNEKFGELLYPQTLEGRSVTEWSVSGEQWGKFINGVFDLWVRQDVGRVYIQMFDSALAAWLGEKPSLCVMQSSCGFGLVVEQNGDVYSCDHYVYPEHRLGNVRRDSLAKMAGSKQQRKFGMAKTEVSAQCMQCEWRFACHGGCPKHRIHKSGERWHNHLCAGYKAIFSHINPYMRYMAEQIQQQRPPASIMHVGFFADTTQSSSI comes from the coding sequence ATGAGCCGACCCTTTCATCTGATGGCCAAACCGGTCAGTTACCAGTGCAATATCGCCTGTGATTACTGCTTTTACCTTGAGAAGGAACAAGGCACGCTGAAGCCCAAAAAAGCGGCGCGGCACATGGATGACGCGACGCTTGAAGCCTATGTTCGTCAGTATATTGACGCCAATCCTGGTCAGGACATTGAATTTACCTGGCAAGGTGGCGAACCTACCCTTGCGGGTATTACGTTCTATGAAAAGGCACTTAAGCTGCAGAAAAAATATGCGGGTGGTAAACGCATCAGCAACAGCATGCAGACCAATGGCGTACTGATTGATGAACAGTGGGCTGAGTTTTTGGCCAGACATCGCTTCCTGGTCGGATTATCCATTGACGGCCCGGCATGGTTACATGACCGCTACCGGAAAACACGCAGTCAACAATCCGTCTTTGACAAAGTGACCCGCGCCATGGCCCTGCTCAGACAATACAATGTGGATGTTAACGTGTTGACGGTGGTGAACAATGTCACCGCAGAACATCCACAGGAGATTTACCGGTACCTCAGTCAGGAACTGAAAGCGGAGTTCATCCAGTTTATCCCGGCGGTAGAACAACGCCCCGTCAATGAAAAATTCGGCGAACTCCTCTACCCGCAAACCCTGGAAGGACGCTCAGTAACCGAATGGTCTGTCTCAGGGGAACAATGGGGAAAATTCATCAATGGCGTTTTTGACCTCTGGGTCAGGCAGGACGTTGGTCGCGTGTATATACAGATGTTTGACAGTGCGTTAGCCGCATGGCTGGGTGAAAAACCGTCGTTATGCGTGATGCAGTCGTCGTGCGGCTTTGGCCTGGTGGTCGAGCAAAACGGGGATGTTTACAGTTGCGATCATTACGTTTACCCGGAACATCGATTAGGGAATGTTCGACGCGACAGTCTGGCGAAGATGGCGGGGAGCAAACAGCAGCGAAAATTTGGGATGGCAAAAACGGAAGTCAGCGCGCAATGTATGCAGTGCGAGTGGCGTTTTGCCTGTCACGGAGGATGCCCAAAACACCGTATCCATAAAAGCGGCGAGCGCTGGCATAACCATCTGTGCGCAGGGTACAAGGCTATATTCAGTCATATCAATCCCTACATGCGCTACATGGCGGAACAAATTCAGCAGCAGCGCCCCCCTGCCAGCATTATGCATGTTGGGTTCTTTGCGGACACGACGCAGAGCTCGAGTATCTGA
- the uvrY gene encoding UvrY/SirA/GacA family response regulator transcription factor, whose product MINVLLVDDHELVRAGIRRILEDIKGIKISGEANCGEDAVKWCRSHPVDVVLMDMNMPGIGGLEATRKIVRYSTDIKVIMLTIHTENPLPAKVMQAGASGYLSKGAAPQDVVNAIRSVNAGQRYIASDIAQQMALSQIEPEKTDTPFASLSERELQIMLMITKGQKVNEISEQLNLSPKTVNSYRYRMFSKLNISGDVELTHLAIRHGLFSAETLISSE is encoded by the coding sequence TTGATCAACGTACTTCTTGTTGATGACCACGAACTGGTGCGCGCAGGGATACGACGCATTCTTGAAGATATCAAAGGGATCAAGATATCAGGTGAAGCAAATTGCGGTGAGGATGCCGTAAAGTGGTGCCGTAGTCATCCGGTTGATGTTGTCCTGATGGACATGAACATGCCGGGTATTGGTGGCCTGGAAGCAACACGCAAAATCGTGCGGTATTCAACCGATATCAAAGTGATTATGCTGACGATTCACACCGAGAATCCGTTACCTGCGAAAGTTATGCAAGCGGGTGCCTCTGGTTATTTAAGTAAAGGTGCCGCGCCACAAGATGTGGTAAATGCGATTCGTTCGGTCAATGCGGGGCAGCGCTACATAGCGTCAGATATTGCCCAACAGATGGCATTAAGCCAGATTGAACCTGAAAAAACAGACACGCCGTTTGCGAGTTTGTCTGAGCGTGAATTACAGATTATGCTGATGATCACCAAAGGCCAGAAGGTCAATGAGATCTCAGAGCAGCTTAATCTCAGCCCGAAAACGGTCAACAGTTACCGTTACCGCATGTTTAGTAAACTGAATATCAGTGGCGATGTTGAGCTGACACACCTGGCCATTCGTCATGGTTTATTTAGTGCGGAGACGTTAATCAGTAGTGAGTGA
- the pgsA gene encoding CDP-diacylglycerol--glycerol-3-phosphate 3-phosphatidyltransferase has product MQFNIPTLLTLFRIILIPFFVLAFYLPFSWAPFLCAFIFWFAAITDWFDGYLARRWNQSTRFGAFLDPVADKVMVVVALVLVVEHYHAWWVTLPAATMIAREIIISALREWMAEIGKRSSVAVSWIGKSKTMAQMLALIGMLWRPNMWVEYAGIGLFFIAAVLTFWSMFQYLKAASKDLLDNSGV; this is encoded by the coding sequence ATGCAATTTAATATCCCAACATTGCTTACTCTGTTTCGTATCATCCTTATCCCATTCTTTGTGCTGGCTTTTTATCTGCCGTTTAGTTGGGCGCCATTCCTATGCGCGTTTATCTTCTGGTTTGCCGCTATCACTGACTGGTTTGATGGTTATCTGGCGCGTCGCTGGAACCAAAGCACGCGTTTTGGCGCCTTCCTTGATCCTGTAGCGGATAAAGTTATGGTCGTCGTCGCACTGGTGCTGGTGGTTGAACACTATCACGCATGGTGGGTGACGTTACCTGCGGCCACCATGATTGCTCGTGAAATTATTATTTCTGCATTGCGCGAGTGGATGGCTGAGATCGGCAAACGCAGCAGTGTTGCCGTCTCCTGGATTGGTAAATCCAAAACCATGGCCCAGATGCTGGCATTGATCGGTATGCTGTGGCGTCCCAATATGTGGGTTGAATATGCGGGGATTGGTCTGTTCTTTATCGCGGCGGTGTTAACGTTCTGGTCAATGTTCCAGTACCTGAAAGCGGCCAGCAAAGACCTGCTCGACAACTCCGGCGTTTAA